A single genomic interval of Saccharomyces kudriavzevii IFO 1802 strain IFO1802 genome assembly, chromosome: 3 harbors:
- the NFS1 gene encoding cysteine desulfurase (similar to Saccharomyces cerevisiae NFS1 (YCL017C); ancestral locus Anc_1.403) — MLKSTTIRSITRLSQLYNAPVTTYRACLASKRFYSPPAAGVKLDDNFSLETHTDIQAAAKAQASARASASGTTPDAVVASGSTAMSHAYQENTGFGTRPIYLDMQATTPTDPRVLDTMLKFYTGLYGNPHSNTHSYGWETNTAVENARAHVAKMINADPKEIIFTSGATESNNMVLKGVPRFYKKTKKHIITTRTEHKCVLEAARAMMKEGFEVTFLNVDDKGLVDLNELEKAIRPDTCLVSVMAVNNEIGVIQPIKEIGALCRKNKIYFHTDAAQAYGKIRMDVNEMNIDLLSISSHKIYGPKGIGAIYVRRRPRVRLEPLLSGGGQERGLRSGTLAPPLVAGFGEAARLMKKEFDSDQAHIKRLSDKLVKGLLSAEHTTLNGSPDHRYPGCINVSFAYVEGESLLMALRDIALSSGSACTSASLEPSYVLHALGKDDALAHSSIRFGIGRFSTEEEVDYVVKAVSDRVKFLRELSPLWEMVQEGIDLNSIKWSGH, encoded by the coding sequence ATGCTGAAATCGACTACTATAAGATCGATAACGAGATTATCTCAACTTTATAATGCTCCTGTCACCACATATAGGGCCTGTCTGGCTAGCAAGAGATTTTATTCCCCCCCTGCAGCAGGTGTGAAATTGGACGACAATTTTTCGCTGGAAACCCATACTGATATTCAGGCTGCTGCAAAAGCACAGGCAAGTGCCCGTGCCAGTGCATCAGGAACAACTCCGGATGCCGTAGTAGCCTCTGGCAGCACTGCCATGAGCCATGCTTACCAGGAAAACACCGGATTCGGCACCCGCCCCATATATCTTGACATGCAAGCCACTACTCCAACAGACCCAAGGGTTTTGGACACCATGCTGAAATTCTACACGGGTCTTTACGGTAATCCTCATTCCAACACTCACTCTTACGGTTGGGAGACCAACACCGCTGTGGAGAACGCTAGAGCGCACGTGGCCAAGATGATTAACGCCGACCCCAAGGAGATAATATTCACCTCTGGGGCCACAGAATCCAATAACATGGTTCTCAAGGGAGTCCCAAGATTCTATAAGAAGACCAAGAAGCACATTATCACCACTAGGACGGAGCACAAGTGTGTTTTGGAAGCTGCAAGAGCCATGATGAAGGAAGGCTTTGAAGTCACCTTCCTAAATGTGGACGATAAAGGGCTTGTCgatttgaatgaattgGAGAAAGCTATCAGACCGGACACATGTCTTGTCTCTGTGATGGCTGTTAATAATGAGATTGGTGTTATTCAACCTATCAAGGAAATTGGTGCCTTATGcagaaagaacaagatcTACTTCCACACGGACGCCGCGCAAGCTTATGGTAAGATTCGCATGGACGTCAATGAAATGAACATTGATTTACTGTCGATTTCTTCTCACAAAATTTACGGTCCAAAGGGCATTGGTGCCATCTATGTAAGAAGAAGGCCAAGAGTTAGACTAGAACCATTGTTATCCGGTGGCGGTCAAGAAAGAGGTCTGAGATCAGGCACTTTAGCACCTCCACTGGTAGCGGGCTTCGGTGAAGCCGCAAGattaatgaagaaagaatttgACAGCGACCAAGCTCACATCAAAAGGCTATCCGATAAGCTAGTCAAAGGTTTATTATCTGCTGAACATACTACATTGAACGGGTCTCCAGACCATCGTTACCCCGGTTGTATTAACGTCTCTTTTGCCTATGTAGAAGGTGAATCTTTACTAATGGCACTAAGAGATATTGCATTATCCTCAGGTTCGGCCTGTACGTCTGCCTCCTTAGAGCCTTCCTATGTTCTACATGCATTGGGTAAGGATGATGCTCTGGCTCATTCTTCCATCAGATTTGGTATCGGTAGATTCAGTACTGAGGAGGAAGTCGACTATGTCGTCAAGGCCGTTTCTGACAGAGTAAAATTTCTAAGGGAACTTTCACCATTATGGGAAATGGTTCAAGAAGGTATTGATTTAAATTCTATCAAATGGTCAGGTCATTGA